Proteins encoded in a region of the Esox lucius isolate fEsoLuc1 chromosome 9, fEsoLuc1.pri, whole genome shotgun sequence genome:
- the avpi1 gene encoding arginine vasopressin-induced protein 1: protein MDDPEPPSVVDGPSLVWQSDQRRSRKSGCSNIFAGVNLRQLKRLFHVAGERDAEQRARLVLAGGQRDGEEEAKAREEGAAEAGLAQTLVGFRVKGRSRSGIRKEGHREPKWMKAFGHLRIKEGLNEPEEDKEQDPSDFKELDPLPGGSIAAVTPEDPHGPLERPPLGRPGAATRQEVTKGVERYLHRILH from the exons ATGGACGACCCGGAACCCCCCTCCGTAGTGGATGGTCCGTCGCTGGTCTGGCAGTCTGATCAGAGGCGAAGCAGGAAGTCGGGGTGTTCCAACATCTTTGCGGGGGTCAATCTGCGTCAGCTGAAGCGGCTGTTCCACGTGGCTGGAGAGAGGGACGCAGAGCAACGGGCGAGGCTCGTGTTGGCtggtggacagagagatggagaggaagaggcaaAGGCGAGAGAAGAAGGGGCGGCGGAGGCGGGACTGGCCCAAACGTTGGTGGGCTTCAGGGTGAAGGGTAGAAGCAGGAGTGGTATCAGGAAAGAGGGACACCGAGAACCAAAGTGGATGAAAGCATTTGGACATCTCAG GATTAAAGAAGGATTGAATGAGCCTGAAGAGGACAAAGAACAGGACCCCAGTGATTTTAAGGAGTTAGACCCACTCCCAGGAGGGTCCATAGCAGCTGTCACCCCGGAGGACCCACACGGGCCCCTGGAGAGACCCCCCTTGGGGAGACCGGGGGCCGCGACGAGGCAGGAGGTGACCAAGGGCGTAGAACGCTACCTCCACCGCATTCTACACTGA